A single genomic interval of Polaribacter vadi harbors:
- a CDS encoding LuxR C-terminal-related transcriptional regulator codes for MSKDFGEFTRIRVSDIPYDPEDFVFEEYKNKVQSFIGQAVYIYSFEKNRMLYAAGWEDLLGYKSEEITLFKIVSITSKRHFNFSNELNDKALQFLLSKKEELEKYSFTIEVEKIHKNGEIIPLFSRVGIFKSKNGTILEIIGISEKIHSRKLGNIMQYAVFGPKLSGFEETLNQQLFNELAISNKEIEVLELAAKGFTFKEIASKLNVSQSAIEKRIYPLYKRFNVKSLPHLISFAHDNHIL; via the coding sequence ATGAGTAAAGATTTTGGAGAATTTACTAGAATAAGAGTTTCAGATATCCCTTATGATCCTGAAGATTTTGTTTTTGAAGAATATAAAAACAAAGTACAAAGTTTTATTGGGCAGGCTGTATATATTTATTCTTTTGAAAAAAACAGAATGTTGTATGCTGCAGGTTGGGAAGATTTATTGGGTTACAAAAGTGAAGAAATTACCTTATTTAAAATTGTTAGTATCACCTCTAAAAGACACTTTAACTTCTCTAACGAGCTAAATGATAAAGCTTTACAATTTCTACTTAGTAAGAAAGAGGAATTAGAAAAATATAGCTTTACTATTGAAGTTGAAAAAATTCATAAAAATGGCGAAATTATTCCACTTTTTTCGAGGGTAGGTATTTTTAAATCTAAAAATGGTACCATTTTAGAAATTATAGGAATTTCAGAAAAAATACATTCTAGAAAATTAGGTAATATAATGCAGTATGCTGTTTTTGGTCCAAAATTATCTGGGTTTGAAGAAACTTTAAATCAACAATTATTTAATGAATTGGCAATTTCTAACAAAGAAATAGAAGTTTTAGAATTGGCTGCTAAAGGTTTTACATTTAAAGAAATTGCTAGCAAATTAAATGTGAGTCAATCTGCTATAGAGAAAAGAATATATCCTTTATACAAGAGATTCAATGTAAAAAGTTTGCCTCATTTAATTAGTTTTGCACACGATAATCATATTTTATAA
- a CDS encoding ATP-binding protein, producing MKKTISFKRILKQLKDDAIGKDAHRGITLTYAWMANQFGHISLGFIPSYLVFYFSNFNAVKSAIYVSVFWLLFELYNFLGPLLSKSESKSEMVFIPKKSTYTFKPKWNNLAFDTFTDVCFFAFGAFLFSLLITQGANNTVLITLSILAIYLLFATRYWFVTKMYQFYARFPFQFRLSQWDFNINADNKLKVEQFKNSSKRAGNHLLIYGALSTGKTSLGVGILNELSIKNNSCLYVNAFKMFNYFFNDEDDVLEEHEIWNWKTANFLMIDDINPSEPIQDELISPEKLLSFIDTLKPINKVNRNILKNKNIIWVLGNEKPERVNYVDCWKRMLLEIGVQEEKITTISL from the coding sequence ATGAAAAAAACAATTTCTTTTAAAAGAATTTTAAAACAATTAAAAGATGATGCCATTGGTAAAGATGCTCATAGAGGAATTACCTTAACTTATGCTTGGATGGCAAATCAATTTGGGCATATCTCTCTAGGTTTTATTCCCAGTTATTTAGTGTTTTATTTTTCAAATTTTAATGCTGTAAAATCAGCAATATATGTATCAGTTTTTTGGCTACTTTTTGAATTGTATAATTTCTTAGGGCCTTTATTAAGTAAAAGCGAATCTAAATCTGAGATGGTTTTTATTCCGAAAAAATCAACCTATACATTTAAACCAAAATGGAATAATTTGGCTTTTGATACCTTTACAGATGTTTGTTTTTTCGCTTTCGGAGCTTTTTTGTTCAGTTTATTAATAACACAAGGAGCAAATAATACAGTTTTAATTACTTTATCCATTTTAGCAATCTATTTATTGTTTGCTACCAGATATTGGTTTGTTACAAAAATGTATCAATTTTATGCGAGATTTCCTTTTCAATTTCGATTAAGTCAGTGGGATTTTAATATCAATGCTGATAACAAATTGAAAGTTGAACAATTTAAAAATTCATCCAAAAGAGCTGGAAATCATCTGTTGATTTATGGAGCTTTAAGCACTGGAAAAACAAGTTTAGGGGTTGGTATTTTAAATGAATTAAGTATTAAAAATAATAGCTGCTTGTATGTAAATGCATTTAAAATGTTCAATTATTTTTTTAATGATGAAGATGATGTTTTAGAAGAGCATGAAATTTGGAATTGGAAAACTGCCAATTTTTTAATGATTGATGATATAAATCCTAGTGAACCAATTCAAGACGAATTAATATCACCCGAAAAATTACTCAGTTTTATTGATACGTTAAAACCAATTAATAAAGTGAATAGAAATATTTTAAAAAATAAGAATATAATTTGGGTTTTAGGAAATGAAAAACCAGAAAGAGTAAATTATGTAGATTGCTGGAAAAGGATGCTTTTAGAAATTGGAGTTCAAGAAGAAAAAATTACAACAATTAGTTTATAA
- a CDS encoding type II toxin-antitoxin system RelE/ParE family toxin has translation MDELTIVWTLTALKQRNQVFKYWNLRNNSNAYSKRLNLKIKEKTTLLKDFPEMGNPTEKLNLRKINLEHFSIFYKVFNYKIIIVAFWDNRQDPKTLLKFLKQN, from the coding sequence ATGGATGAACTAACTATTGTTTGGACTCTAACAGCTTTAAAACAGAGGAATCAAGTTTTTAAGTATTGGAATTTAAGAAACAATAGTAATGCTTATTCTAAAAGATTAAATTTAAAAATTAAAGAAAAAACTACGTTATTAAAAGATTTTCCAGAAATGGGAAACCCAACAGAAAAACTAAATTTAAGAAAGATTAATCTTGAACATTTTTCAATCTTTTATAAAGTTTTTAATTATAAAATTATCATTGTTGCTTTTTGGGATAATAGACAAGATCCAAAAACACTTTTAAAGTTTTTAAAA
- the asnS gene encoding asparagine--tRNA ligase has translation MTQKNVAEILKSDSILQEVHVNGWVRTFRSNRFIAINDGSTINNIQCVIDFENTPEDTLKRITTGSAVSIKGTIVESQGKGQSVEIQVSEIEILGDSNADEYPIQPKKHSFEFLRENAHLRVRTNTFSAVMRVRSKLSFAVHKYFQENGFNYVNTPIITGTDAEGAGEMFKVTNFETNKAPLTEDGKIDYSKDFFGKETSLTVSGQLEAETFAMSLGKAYTFGPTFRAENSNTTRHLAEFWMIEPEVAFMDLDGNMDLAEDFIKSVLKDVLETCKDDLAFLDQRLTQEEKSKPQAERSEMSLLNKLKFVVDNNFKRVSYTEAFDILRNSKPNKKKKFQYPINEWGADLQSEHERYLVEKHFKCPVILFDYPANIKAFYMRLNDDGKTVRAMDVLFPGIGEMVGGSQREERFDVLVDKMKALDIDEKELWWYLDLRKYGTAVHSGFGLGFERLVQFTTGMSNIRDVIPFPRTPQNAEF, from the coding sequence ATGACACAGAAAAATGTTGCAGAAATTTTAAAATCAGATTCGATTTTACAAGAAGTTCATGTAAATGGTTGGGTAAGAACTTTTAGAAGTAATCGTTTTATAGCTATAAATGATGGTTCAACAATTAACAATATACAATGTGTTATTGATTTTGAAAACACTCCAGAAGATACTTTAAAAAGAATTACAACAGGATCTGCTGTTTCTATAAAAGGAACTATTGTAGAGAGTCAAGGAAAAGGACAGTCAGTTGAAATTCAGGTTTCTGAAATAGAAATATTAGGCGATTCTAATGCAGATGAATATCCTATTCAGCCTAAAAAACATAGTTTTGAATTTTTAAGAGAAAATGCACATTTACGTGTAAGAACAAATACGTTTAGTGCAGTTATGAGAGTTCGTTCTAAACTGTCTTTTGCTGTACATAAATATTTTCAAGAAAATGGTTTTAACTACGTAAACACACCAATTATTACAGGAACTGATGCAGAAGGTGCAGGAGAAATGTTTAAAGTTACCAATTTTGAAACTAATAAAGCACCTCTTACTGAAGATGGAAAAATAGATTATTCTAAAGATTTTTTTGGTAAAGAAACTAGCTTAACTGTTTCAGGGCAATTGGAAGCTGAAACTTTTGCGATGTCTTTAGGAAAAGCGTACACATTTGGACCAACTTTTAGAGCAGAAAATTCGAATACAACCAGACATTTAGCAGAATTTTGGATGATTGAACCAGAAGTTGCTTTTATGGATTTGGATGGCAATATGGATTTGGCAGAAGATTTTATAAAATCGGTTTTAAAAGATGTTTTAGAAACATGTAAAGACGATTTAGCCTTTTTAGATCAGCGTTTAACGCAAGAAGAAAAAAGCAAACCACAGGCTGAAAGAAGTGAAATGAGCTTGTTAAACAAGTTAAAGTTTGTGGTTGATAATAATTTTAAACGTGTTTCTTACACAGAAGCTTTTGATATTTTAAGAAACTCAAAACCTAATAAAAAGAAAAAATTTCAATATCCTATAAATGAATGGGGAGCAGATTTACAATCTGAACACGAACGTTATTTAGTGGAAAAACATTTTAAATGTCCTGTTATTTTGTTTGATTATCCAGCAAATATAAAAGCATTTTATATGCGTTTAAATGATGATGGAAAAACAGTAAGAGCAATGGATGTACTTTTTCCAGGAATTGGAGAAATGGTTGGAGGTTCTCAAAGAGAAGAGCGTTTTGATGTTTTAGTTGATAAAATGAAAGCGCTAGATATTGATGAAAAAGAATTATGGTGGTACTTAGATTTGCGTAAATACGGAACTGCTGTGCATTCTGGTTTTGGTCTTGGTTTTGAAAGATTAGTACAGTTTACAACAGGAATGAGTAATATTAGAGACGTAATTCCTTTTCCAAGAACACCACAAAATGCTGAATTTTAA